ATTTTTTTCACCATGCTTGTTATTAAATATTTGTTGGCTTTTTCTATAAGTTCATTAACTTCATCTTCAAGAGGCTTCACTTCTTCGATCTTCATTTATTTTCCCCTTTTTAATTTTTTGTTAATTTTCAGTATTCTTTTTTATGCTTTAATCAAATTCAAATCGAATATTTAAACCTTTTGCTAATTTTTAACCGAAAAGTTTAAATATCTTCAAAAAACAATTAATTTAAAGGAGGATTTTTATTGCTTAAAGAAAGATTTTTAAGAACCTTCTCTTATGTTTGGGGACCTCAAATAGAATTTGGATGTAATAGTATTCAGAAACTGAAAGATATTGTAGAGAGTATGAATACAAAAAAAGTTCTATTGATAACAGATAAAGGCATCATTAATGTAGGTTTTCATAAAATGGTTAAAGAACTTTTAGAAGATGCAGATGCTGAATATGAAATTTATGATAAAGTAATGCCAAATCCTCTTGATAGTATTGTTGAAGATGGAGCGGCTCTTGCAAAGAAAGTTAAACCAGATTTGATTCTAGGATTAGGAGGGGGTAGTGTTATAGATACAGCAAAAGGTATTTCGCTTCTTACCACTAATCCTGGATCTATTAGAGAGTATGAGGTGCGTTCACCTGAAGATTTTGGAAAAATTAAAAATTATACAACGCCACTTATAACTATACCGACAACCTCTGGTACTGGGAGTGAAGCTAATTTTTGGGCGATTATCACAAATACTGAAAAATGGAATAAAATGGCTATTGGGGGTCCTCCTTCATATCCTGGTGGACCATGCATTGCTGCAAAGATCGCTATTCTTGATCCCCTGCTAACTAAATCTTTGCCACCTAAACAAACTGCTGTTACGGGTATCGATGCTTTAACTCACGCTATAGAAGCTTATACAGCAGCAGTAGCTAATCCAGTTTCGGATGCTCTTGCTGAGTATGCTATCCGAGTTATTGGTGAATATTTACCTATAGCATATGGAAATGGAAATGACATTGAAGCAAGAGAGATGATGACGCTTGCTGCTTGTCTTGCTGGAATAAGTTTTTCTAACAGTGATTGCGCAGGCGTCCATTGTCTTGGTGAAGCTTTAGGTGGAGTGTATGGGAATCCGCCTAAACCTGTAATTCCTCATGGATTAGCATGTTCATTGTTTCTACCATGGGTGATGGAGTACAACTATATAACAGATCCGGTAAAGTTTGCTAATATAGCTAAACTTTTAGGAGAGAATATAGAGGGAGTGCCCTTAATGTTAGCAGCTAAAAAATCTATTGATGCTGTAAAACAATTAATTAAAACTCTTGAGTTGCCCTCTAGCCTAAAGGAGTTGAAAGTGGTAGAAGAGGACTTGCCAAGGATAGCAGAAAGAGCTACATGGAATGTTTCGGTGAATTCTAATCCTCGCCCATTAAAATATGAGGATTTCTTAACTATACTGAATAAGGCATATGTAGGATGGCAGTAAAAGATTTAAAAAATTTTATATTAAAACACCAAATTTTAATATATATTTTTTAGATACCAAAGTATGATTTTTTAATATATTCTTCACTCTTTAGCTCTTCAGGCGTCCCTTCTAATATGATCTCACCATGCTCTAAAACAAAAATCTTTTCACTATGCTTAAGTGTAAATACAACG
This window of the Candidatus Bathyarchaeota archaeon genome carries:
- a CDS encoding iron-containing alcohol dehydrogenase translates to MLKERFLRTFSYVWGPQIEFGCNSIQKLKDIVESMNTKKVLLITDKGIINVGFHKMVKELLEDADAEYEIYDKVMPNPLDSIVEDGAALAKKVKPDLILGLGGGSVIDTAKGISLLTTNPGSIREYEVRSPEDFGKIKNYTTPLITIPTTSGTGSEANFWAIITNTEKWNKMAIGGPPSYPGGPCIAAKIAILDPLLTKSLPPKQTAVTGIDALTHAIEAYTAAVANPVSDALAEYAIRVIGEYLPIAYGNGNDIEAREMMTLAACLAGISFSNSDCAGVHCLGEALGGVYGNPPKPVIPHGLACSLFLPWVMEYNYITDPVKFANIAKLLGENIEGVPLMLAAKKSIDAVKQLIKTLELPSSLKELKVVEEDLPRIAERATWNVSVNSNPRPLKYEDFLTILNKAYVGWQ